In Segatella copri, the DNA window GCTTTGTCTAGACTTGGTTATACTGTAAAGTTATCTGGAAATTATTCTTCTAATAATGTAACTTTTACATTGAAGGATATTACATTGGCAGGATCTGCTGATGGAAATACGCCAGCTTTCTATAAAACGGGTACCATAAATTTGGCTACTCAGATTACTCCTACTGTTACAGATCCTTGGACGTCAAAAGATAATACTACAAAGCTAAAATTTAATTGGTTCCATGGAAATTATAATATACCAGAACCAAAAGCAGGTACTACAGAGCCATCTTCATATCATCCTAATAAAGATGATAAAGGTAACAGAGACCAGAATGAAGATTATTTGTTTGTAATTCCACAGAATTTCTTAGATGCAGATGGAAATGGTGATAAACTTTATGTTATCGTAGAGTACGATATAACCTATAATAATGATCCAAAGACAACAATAACAAATAAGGTTTATAAGCAAATTAAACAGGACTTCAAGCGGGGTACGGCATATAAGCTTAACTTGACCCTTGGTCTTCCAATCGAATTCGATGTTACTGCTGGTGTTGATGCTGGTGTTGAAGGTTGGGGAGACGAAGAAAATATCAATATCGGTTCCAATGACAAGAATCCTTGGGATAGAGAATAATAATGAATTTAATAAATTATCATAAGATGAAGTTTCTTCGTTTAGCTTTTTATGTTTTGGTAGCACAGCTGGTATTATCTGGCTGTGCCGGCGAAGGTGTGGAAGAAACTTCATCTTCTTCATCTTCTGAAATCAACTTTGATGCTTATGTGGGTCGGAATGCTTCAACCCGTTCTAGTATAACCGATATAAAGTTTCTCCAAGGGAGTGTATGGAACGCCGGATTTGGTGTCTTTGCAAGATACGGCAATACTCATCTGATGGATAAAGAACACGTAACCTGGAGAGAAGGTCATTGGGGATATGACCATATCCGATTTTGGCCAAGTAGTGGAACTGTGGATTTCTATGCCTTTGCGCCTTATAGTCCATACGTAGCAATGGGCGGCCTACCTGATAGTCTGGTCTGGCAAGATAAAAATATTAGTCCATATACTTATATACGGTTTCCTTCTAACGACTCTCCTATAGATTTGGTATGGGCCAAACAACTAGGTCAAACTGCACCAAAATCTCCTGGTAGTAAAGTGACATTTCAATTTAAGCATGCTTTGGCTCGTTTGAGCTTTGATATCACAGCTCCGAATTTAGAAGATGGTACAGTTATAAAAGTTCAAAGGGTGAGACTATATGGCGTCTCAGATTTTAAAGGCGTCTTTGTTATGGAGGGCTATCTGAATCTTAATACGGGAGCTTGGATTCTCGCCGATAATGGTGTTAAATGGCATTATAGTTGGACACCAGAAGGCAAAAAAGCTGACATACCAGATAACGATAACGATAAAAAAGATAGTATCGTATATAAGTTAAGTTACCCTCCTGAGTTACCCAATCTAAAAAATAAAGTAACAAATGATGACGATTCTTATATCTTTATAATCCCTCAGACGAAGACCGAAGCGTTTCATCTAGCGATAACTTATACGGTAGAGCAGGGAGATTTTAAGGAAACGGTGACGGTAAAGAAAAATCTGCTAGAAGTTCTTCGGCCAGGAGTTCCTAATCCGTCTTTTACGTTTGAAAAAGGAAAAGCGTATGTCTTTCATTTGATACTTTCACTTGATCCTGTCGATTTCAGCGTAACGGTTGATGGCAAGAAGAGGGATGAGGTGACAGGTGAAATAACGATTTAATAAGGATAATCTGGAATATGAAGCGGAATATTTATAGTAAGTTATGGGTGATTTTCTTTGTCTTGATGGGTGCAGCCTGTACCAATCAAGTGGAGGATGCTATTCCTGTATCTGGTCAGCCTATCGAGTTTTCTGTGCAATCAGATTGGAAGGAAATTCACAATTCTCGCTCGAATGATAAAACGCAATTTGTCAAAGATGACGTGATTCAGATTTTCGGTTTTCATAAATCTTCTCAAGGTGCGGATGAGAATGTTCAGTTTATGTATCAGGAAGGCGATCCGACGACAGGTCAGAAAGTAAAATTCGATGGTACGAACTGGAATTATACCCCCAAGCGTTTCTGGCCTAAATATGGACTGCTAGATTTTTATGCCAGTTATCCATGCGATTCATACAACTCTTCTATTCACTATGACGTAGGAAATAAGAGGATGACTTATAACAATAATTTGACACAAGATCTGTTGTATGGCTTGGCTACCAATCGTGATTGTGCAAGTAAACGACTCGTAGAGATCTGGATGGTGCATGCCTTGGCTAAGGTGAAAATTATTTTAGACAAGTCGTCTTTGGGTGATATCGGACAAGTTATAGTCTCGGGTTACAAAACTGGCCATTTCTCTCCAATGAACAATAACTATGGAGTCCCTGTTTGGGAAATTGATGATAAAACGCCTATTAATGCTACCTTTCATAAATTTGCAGGCGAAGGATACGAAAAAGACGAAGAACTGTTTAATGAGAATTCTGTTACTGTATTTATCTTGCCGGAAAATATTACGGGACTCCAGATGTGGGATTATGGTGGTCACCTGATTGATGCTTCTGAAAAAATAAAGGATCTTAAGTTTGAAGCAGGAAAGGTATATAATCTCACGATATCAAAATCAAATGGAGTACGGAAGAAGAATACAAATAGCCGTTCTATAGCAATGTCTGTTCGTTGTGTTTCGGAATAGCGAAAAAATATCGACCTGTATGGTTGAAATTACCCAATACGCCCTGAACCAACGGTCACCGGCCGAAGGGAAAGTCACATCCAATACGCCCTGAAAGGGCAGAAGCTCCTAGCCCAGGGCATCGCCCTGGGTTATTACAGACGCAAACTTGTCGCCCTGTAAGGGCAAAAGCTTTAAAATACCTGGCAGTATACAAAGCTTTTGCCCTTACAGGGCGTCTTGTTGATTGCCATTATACCCAGGGCGATGCCCTGGGCTAGGAGCTTCTGCCCTTTCAGGGCGTGCTGCTTCTGGAGCTTTTGGGCCTTCACCTTGCCTTTGGCTATGTAATTCCCGCTATTAGGGCTTACTCGGGACTTGCACCCGTTAGACAATGCTCGTGCCGAGCATACCATAAAAAAACATTCAACATTCAACATTCAACATTCAACATTCTCTTTACGCCCCCGGCTCGCCCAGGTATTCGAAGATGGTGAATACCTGGCGGGGAGGGAAATACTGGCTATGCTCCTGGTAGCCTAAACGCTGCAGCTCGTTCCAGAGGGGCTCGCAACGCTTAATCCATCCCATGATATGACGGCGCGCTGTTGCCCCGTCGGTTGTGTCGGGAAAGTAGAGCAGACCCAGCTCGGTCTTGCTGTACATACGTTGGGGATAATTCATAAGCTTTATATTTTTTACAATCCTTCTACACCATGATCCTTAAAGAAACCTATCATCGCTGTGGTCATATAGCCACCCATGTTCATCTTCTTGTTCGAACGCCTGCAGTTGGCTATGTAATAATCCTTTCGCAGGAAGAAGTCCTCCAGGTCGCCAATCATATCTAACCTGAGATAGCCGCTCAGCTGGTCAGCCTTCTTCTCGCTCACATCATAATTGTATTGCAGCCGGAGTTTCAGTTTGCTCCGCTGTCCTCTCAGTTCGCTGCTCACTTCTGCACCCTCCGCAGTTTCGCCAGAAGTGCGACGGTCGTGCAGGGTAAAGGTGATGTGTTCGGGCAGGTGATGCTTCACTTTTTCACCCTCCTCCAGAAAGAAAGGCTTATAGGTAAGATACTGGTCGATGATGTGGTTCTGGTAAAGGCGCTTGAGGTCTTTGCAGGCAAAAGTCAGACATTTGTTGTCCAGTGCCGACCAGGTCTTGTAGTAATCTTCCCTGCCATGCATCAGTTGCTGGATATGCGCCGTTTTGCAGATGGTGAATCCCTTTGCACCCCAGCAATTCATGATGATATATAACTTGATGCTCGATGCGCTGCGGCATTGGTTGATGGCATTGAGGTCGATACGGCTGACTCCCTTGTCGAAACTGTAGAAAAACCGAATCACGTTGTTGTCGAAGCGGAATTTTACCATCCAGTTCTTGTGCCGGTCTTGGTATATCTCGCTCTTAAACAGGCATGTAAATTTCCGGTATAATGTCTGTTTTTCCAGCTTAAACGGCAGCAGGATGGGCTGGGATTCTATACGCTTGATGGCATCGCGCAATTGCGCATAATGGTGAGCACCATAAGGTAACTCCGACAGTTTCATGATGACATCGGTGTGGCCTGCAGCTCTCTGTTCTGCGGTGAAGCCATTAAAAGTCTGTGATGTTACCTGATAAGGGATCACATAGCCCAAGATGGCTTTCTGGGCATGCTTGATAATCTGCAGAACGATTTTGAGTTCTAGCACAGAATAGTTCTGGTAAGACAATCCCTGTACGCCAAGGATGGCTATCAGTTGTTTCTCTTGTTGATTTGTCAGAGGGAAGGCCTGCTGCCCGCCCTGCTGCTGTTGATTAAATTGTTCCATTATCGGTTTCTTTTAAAATTGTTAGTGGCCTGCCGATTGGGGCAAGTCTTGTTGTTGTTTATTGAAAACCGGCATGGAATTGGAGTAAGGATAACCTCGCAAGATTAATGAACAATCACAAAGGAAAGTTTTCCACCATCGCTCTTGCTATCAAAAGACCTTACTTCGCATCCATGCCGATAAATTTTCATCAAATTTATCAGGCATAGAATGCCCTGTAAGGATTACCTTTTGATCACTCACTTTTCAGGGTGGAAAATCCTACTCAATGAGCTATGTTCTAATCCTTAACCGAAAGCATTTCCCGGTGTCCTTCATCGGGAGGAGAATCACATTCTCCGCGCTTTCATGATGCAAAAGTAATATTTATTTCAGACTTATGCAAATTTTTGAAGAGAAAAAATGCATTTTAAAAGCTGATTTGTTGAAAAAAAAAATCTTTTTCCTCACGTATTACGTATAGTGTAAAAGATGTAAATGTATATATATAATATACTTGGTATAGTATAGGGAAGAAAAATCTGCATCTAACTGTCTGGTATTCAGTGCCTTGTATTTTTAAGATTCTCCCTGGTAGTCATTCGGGCATATCATAAAACTCATGATTGTCCCTGATGGTACCTGTTATTGTCCCTGATGGTACCCTCAGAAAGGCTAATTCTCCCTGGTAGTCATTGAGCACTCAAATGAGGTAAACAAACGATGTGTTTCCGTTTACCAACTGATGTGGCTGAACTGGGTTAAGGATATGGCTGCGTTGGGTTAAGGATTCGACTGAACTGGGTTACGCAGACGGCTGAACTCGCTGATTGAGCCACTTGAGTAGTCTGATTGAGCCACTTGAGTAAGCTGATTGAACCACTTGAGTAAGCTGATTGAGCCACTTGAATAAGCTGACTGAACCACTTGAATAATCTGCTGCATACGCTTGCGTGCATAAGTATACATTCAAGTTTCGCAAGTAAGCCCCACACGGCCCATACATCAGAACACCATCATGTCCCCACACGCCCTGAAAGGGCAGAAGCTCCTAGCCCAGGGCATCGCCCTGGGTTATTACGGTCACAAACCTGACGCCCTGTAAGGGCAAAAGCTTTAAAATACCAGACCATAAATAAAGCTTTTGCCCTTACAGGGCGCCTTGCTTATTGCTATTATACCCAGGGCGTTGCCCTGGGCTAGGAGCTTCTGCCCTTTCAGGGCGTGCTGCTTCTGGAGCTTTTGGGCTTTCAGGGCGTGCTGCTTCTGGAGCTTCTGCCCTTTACTTTTCCCTTCGGCCGGTGACCGTTGGTTCAGGGCGTATTGGGTAATTTCAACCGTACAGGTCGAAAAGTTTTAGAAAAAGTTATCAGATAGTATTGGGATAGCAAAATCTTTACTTTTTTACCTTTTTACTTTTAAAAATCCTAGAAAATTCTTGGCTGTTTTAAATAAAAGTTGTAGTTTTGCATTTGGAATAATATAAATCTGTATGATATGACAACATTAGCTATTTATAAATTGTGGAGTTTCTTGCAGTCCCTTTCTTTGACAGCAAGTAATGAGCGTTGGTTGGCCGAACGTCTGTTGGAGTCAGCTAATGCTAAGTCTGTTACAACTGTAAAGGAGCAAGAGAATGCGTGGGCTAACTATCAGCTTTCGCCCGAAATACTTAAGATGACGCTTAAGAATCGTAAGCAAGTTTCAGATGCGATAGATGACTCATTGTATGAATCTTTAGAAGAAAAATAAAGGACTTTAGGGATTTTGCAGAAAATGTGCAGACTCCTGCTGATTTTTTAGAATCGATATTAGTTTAAAATAAAAAATCCTAAGGCAGACCTTACGTTCAAGAAGATATTCGGCAATCATCCCGATCGATTGAAAAACCTTCTGAATACCCTTCAGTCACTCAATGAAGATGAACTGATACAACAGCATCATGTCCCCACACGCCCTGAAAGGGCAGAAGCTCCTAGCCCAGGGCATCGCCCTGGGTATTATGATATACAAACCAACGCCCTGTAAGGGCAAAAGCTTTAAAATTATGGCGCAATCCTTATCAAAGATTTACATCCATTTGATTTTCCACATCAAATCAACGAGCCCCCAAATCCGTGAAAATGATTTGGAACGACTCCATAGTTATATCGGCAAACTTGTAAAGACTGCGGGATGTACCGAGATAAAGGCTGGTGGTATAGGCGATCATGTTCATGTATTGTTCATATTATCAAAAGATGTCACGATTTCCGAAATAGTTGAGGAAATCAAGCGAAACAGCAGTAGATGGATAAAGGACCTTGATCCGGGTTATTATCATTTTTTCGCATGGCAGGGTGGTTATGCCGCATATTCCATCAGTCAATCCGTTGTGGACAAAACATCGCAATATATTGATAATCAGAAAGAGCATCACACCAAGCATTCGTTTGCAGAGGAATATAGAGCATTCTTGGAATTATATAATGTGGAATATAATGAAAAATTCGTGTTCCGGGATTAAGGAAGATTGGTGTTGTAAGGGCAAAAGCTTTGTATATTGCCAGGTATTTGAAAGCTTTTGCCCAGGTATTTTAAAGCTTTTGCCCTTACAGGGCGTCTTGCTGATTGCCATTATACCCAGGGCGATGCCCTGGGCTAGGAGCTTCTGCCCTTTCAGGGCGTGTGGGCAAAACTTACGAAAGTTCAGTTATTTAACAAGTTAGGGCGCATCCGGTCCGGATGCGCCCTTTTCCTTTGTCGTCATATTTCTTTCATTCAACACTCAACATTTAACACTCAACATTTAACATTCAACATTAAACATTCACCATTCACCATTAAACTATCCCAATACAACATTGGCAGGAACGCCGAGGTTGTGGTATATGTTTCTTGCAACATCAAAATTAATTGCACGACGTCCATGGAGAATATCACTTAATGCGGTTGTTGACACGCCTATAGCTTTTGCCGCCTCCTTTTGCTTGTAGCCTTTTTGGCGAAAAGCAACTTTGATGGCAGCTATGAGTGAAGGCTTAACTCGCCATGGATGGGGATCAACTTCGCATTCCCAATCGTAAGCAGCTTCGCTGAGGACCTTTAATTCTTCCTTTTCTACTTCGCTGAGAAAGTCCATGCCGCCCAATTGGGTGCCCTTTGCAAGCAGAGCCTCCATTCGCTCTTCAATTTCATTATATGTTTTTTCGTCTTTAATAGTCATAGTTATATATTTTTAATATCCTTAATCTTGTCATATATATCTTCATAATCGTTTATTTTTGCTGCAAAAATAGCGAAAAGTTCTCGATACAGAGAACTTTTCGCAAGAAAAGAAATAAATGTTTGCAATATTTAACTTATATGTACAGAAATCTCTTGCGGGTTTGAAAATAAAACCGTAACTTTGCGCTATAGAATTTTAAAACAGATGGTTATGAAGTACTTAGACCCTAAGGCAGACCTTACGTTCAAGAAGATATTCGGCAATCATCCTAAAAGACTGATCAGCCTTCTGAACGCCCTCCTGCCACTCAGCGAAGAAGAGCAGATACACGAGATAAAGTATCTGCCTACAGAACTTGTGCCTCAGCTCGAAGGGGGCAAGAACACCATAGTGGATGTACTCTGCACAGATGTCAGAGGCAGGAAGTTCTGCGTGGAAATGCAGATGGAATGGTCTGACGCTTTCCAGCAGCGAGTACTGTTCAATGCATCCAAGCTCTATGTGAGTCAGGCAAAAAAGGGAGGAAAATACAGCGAACTTCAACCAGTGTATTCTCTCAACCTGATAAATGATATCTTTGCGCATGATACTCCGGATTTTATCCACAACTACCGCATCGTGCACGATAAGGACAGCAATAAGGTCATCGAAGGCTTGCATTTCACCTTCATTGAACTCCCTAAGTTCACTCCTCATTCCATTGCCGATAAGCGCATGATGGTCTTGTGGCTCCGTTTCCTGACAGAAATCAATTCCAATACGAAGGATATTCCTGCCGACCTGCTTAATGACCCAGAGATTGGAAAAGCCGTAGAAGATCTTGAAGTTTCCGGCTTTACAGATGCCGAACTCCGTGCCTATGATAAATTCTGGGATTCGGTAAGTGTTGAAAGAACCCTTCTGGATGACAGATACCAGAAAGGAATGGAAGAAGGTATGGAAAAAGGCAGAACTGAAGGCATAGAAGAAGGCATGAACCAGCGAAGCCTTGAAATTGCCAGGAAGATGCTGGCAAAGGGTATGGATGAAGCGTCTATCATGGATATGACGGGGCTGACGGCTGAGGAGATAAAACTGCTGAAAGCGGAGATGTAGATTACGAATATCACCATATAATCAAGGGTCTATACGCCACCTGTTCATCGTGGCATATAGACCCTTGTCGTTTCACCGTGAGGTGCAATGTGTGCAAACGATTGCCTCTTTTTTATATCATTTCTTCTATATTCCTTATTCGGTATTCAAAAAAGAAGTATTATCTTTGCCAGCGAAAGTAAGTAACAAGATAAAAGATGATGGAAAACAGAAAGCGTGGTTATGTCTAAGGCATAACCGCGCTTCGTTTTTTGTTGTATTCTATATAAAAGTTGTAGTCAGAACGAATATCTCTTTCAGATGCTGGCTCCATCCAAAAGTTCCCGGTATTTAGCTACAGCATCCGAAATCTCGCTTATTTTGATAAATTCATCGGCTGAATGGGAACGGGAAGACTCGCCAGGACCCAGTTTGAACGAAGGGAAGTGCATCAGAGCCTGGTCGCTGAGGGTAGGACTGCCGAATGGCTTCATGCCCATGGCTACACATTTCCTGATAAGAGGATGCGCCGGGTCGATGCGGGATGACTTCAGACGGAAACTGTGGGCCTTCACCTCGCTCTTCAGGTGCTGGCAGATAAACTCGTAAACCTCCTCGTTGTCGTAGAACTCGTTGGTGCGGATATCCACAAGCATCGTACACTTATCCGGAATCACATTGTGCTGGGTTCCGGCATTCACTACGGTAAGCGTCATCTTGGTAGGGCCCAGGAACTCGCTTACCTTCTCAAACTTATAGTCACGAATCCATCGCATA includes these proteins:
- a CDS encoding fimbrillin family protein, with protein sequence MDKKFVMGIAAMAALTLVSCSSDDLDSVSGNSSKNEAISFDSYLGRSAVAVNGSRGSELNNTTLQSKGFGVFGNYSTETTTAYGNNLFDNQPVTYDKAKSKWTYSPLKFWPSDGHIDFLAYAPYEVGKKLENTTIFGFTVDEDIAKQKDLVWSNATGKITANVTSPKEKVKFKFKHALSRLGYTVKLSGNYSSNNVTFTLKDITLAGSADGNTPAFYKTGTINLATQITPTVTDPWTSKDNTTKLKFNWFHGNYNIPEPKAGTTEPSSYHPNKDDKGNRDQNEDYLFVIPQNFLDADGNGDKLYVIVEYDITYNNDPKTTITNKVYKQIKQDFKRGTAYKLNLTLGLPIEFDVTAGVDAGVEGWGDEENINIGSNDKNPWDRE
- a CDS encoding fimbrillin family protein produces the protein MNLINYHKMKFLRLAFYVLVAQLVLSGCAGEGVEETSSSSSSEINFDAYVGRNASTRSSITDIKFLQGSVWNAGFGVFARYGNTHLMDKEHVTWREGHWGYDHIRFWPSSGTVDFYAFAPYSPYVAMGGLPDSLVWQDKNISPYTYIRFPSNDSPIDLVWAKQLGQTAPKSPGSKVTFQFKHALARLSFDITAPNLEDGTVIKVQRVRLYGVSDFKGVFVMEGYLNLNTGAWILADNGVKWHYSWTPEGKKADIPDNDNDKKDSIVYKLSYPPELPNLKNKVTNDDDSYIFIIPQTKTEAFHLAITYTVEQGDFKETVTVKKNLLEVLRPGVPNPSFTFEKGKAYVFHLILSLDPVDFSVTVDGKKRDEVTGEITI
- a CDS encoding fimbrillin family protein, with protein sequence MKRNIYSKLWVIFFVLMGAACTNQVEDAIPVSGQPIEFSVQSDWKEIHNSRSNDKTQFVKDDVIQIFGFHKSSQGADENVQFMYQEGDPTTGQKVKFDGTNWNYTPKRFWPKYGLLDFYASYPCDSYNSSIHYDVGNKRMTYNNNLTQDLLYGLATNRDCASKRLVEIWMVHALAKVKIILDKSSLGDIGQVIVSGYKTGHFSPMNNNYGVPVWEIDDKTPINATFHKFAGEGYEKDEELFNENSVTVFILPENITGLQMWDYGGHLIDASEKIKDLKFEAGKVYNLTISKSNGVRKKNTNSRSIAMSVRCVSE
- a CDS encoding DUF4248 domain-containing protein; translation: MNYPQRMYSKTELGLLYFPDTTDGATARRHIMGWIKRCEPLWNELQRLGYQEHSQYFPPRQVFTIFEYLGEPGA
- a CDS encoding replication initiation protein translates to MEQFNQQQQGGQQAFPLTNQQEKQLIAILGVQGLSYQNYSVLELKIVLQIIKHAQKAILGYVIPYQVTSQTFNGFTAEQRAAGHTDVIMKLSELPYGAHHYAQLRDAIKRIESQPILLPFKLEKQTLYRKFTCLFKSEIYQDRHKNWMVKFRFDNNVIRFFYSFDKGVSRIDLNAINQCRSASSIKLYIIMNCWGAKGFTICKTAHIQQLMHGREDYYKTWSALDNKCLTFACKDLKRLYQNHIIDQYLTYKPFFLEEGEKVKHHLPEHITFTLHDRRTSGETAEGAEVSSELRGQRSKLKLRLQYNYDVSEKKADQLSGYLRLDMIGDLEDFFLRKDYYIANCRRSNKKMNMGGYMTTAMIGFFKDHGVEGL
- a CDS encoding transposase, whose translation is MAQSLSKIYIHLIFHIKSTSPQIRENDLERLHSYIGKLVKTAGCTEIKAGGIGDHVHVLFILSKDVTISEIVEEIKRNSSRWIKDLDPGYYHFFAWQGGYAAYSISQSVVDKTSQYIDNQKEHHTKHSFAEEYRAFLELYNVEYNEKFVFRD
- a CDS encoding helix-turn-helix domain-containing protein; this translates as MTIKDEKTYNEIEERMEALLAKGTQLGGMDFLSEVEKEELKVLSEAAYDWECEVDPHPWRVKPSLIAAIKVAFRQKGYKQKEAAKAIGVSTTALSDILHGRRAINFDVARNIYHNLGVPANVVLG
- a CDS encoding Rpn family recombination-promoting nuclease/putative transposase produces the protein MVMKYLDPKADLTFKKIFGNHPKRLISLLNALLPLSEEEQIHEIKYLPTELVPQLEGGKNTIVDVLCTDVRGRKFCVEMQMEWSDAFQQRVLFNASKLYVSQAKKGGKYSELQPVYSLNLINDIFAHDTPDFIHNYRIVHDKDSNKVIEGLHFTFIELPKFTPHSIADKRMMVLWLRFLTEINSNTKDIPADLLNDPEIGKAVEDLEVSGFTDAELRAYDKFWDSVSVERTLLDDRYQKGMEEGMEKGRTEGIEEGMNQRSLEIARKMLAKGMDEASIMDMTGLTAEEIKLLKAEM